The following are encoded in a window of Gimesia chilikensis genomic DNA:
- a CDS encoding DUF3050 domain-containing protein, producing the protein MSREITSEIIASFSEPLETHPIYESMATLEDLQRFMEHHVYSVWDFMSLVKTLQGIVAPTGAPWVPVGDGSIRRFINEIVLEEECDETADGEFASHFELYQTAMNEVGADTGPLKEFIATVKSSGIESALALPSLPEPSRQFTSKTFEFIADGAPHKIAAAFALGREHIIPSMFRAILKQTGVSEQQAPVFHYYLNRHVELDGDFHAPLSLRLLNGLCGGDEVKIQEAITAAQEAIQARLQLWDGVLESIQASV; encoded by the coding sequence ATGTCACGGGAAATTACTTCTGAAATCATTGCTTCGTTTTCCGAACCCCTCGAAACTCATCCGATTTACGAGTCGATGGCGACGCTGGAGGACCTGCAGCGGTTTATGGAACACCATGTCTATTCGGTCTGGGATTTCATGTCGCTGGTGAAGACGCTGCAGGGAATTGTCGCGCCCACGGGAGCGCCCTGGGTGCCTGTGGGCGATGGAAGTATTCGACGGTTTATCAACGAGATCGTGCTGGAAGAAGAATGCGACGAAACCGCGGACGGCGAATTCGCGAGCCATTTCGAACTGTATCAGACAGCCATGAATGAAGTGGGAGCCGACACCGGACCGCTGAAGGAATTTATCGCCACCGTCAAATCGAGTGGGATCGAGAGTGCGCTGGCTCTCCCCTCTCTGCCCGAACCGTCGCGGCAGTTCACGAGCAAAACATTTGAGTTCATCGCCGATGGCGCGCCACATAAAATCGCGGCGGCTTTCGCTCTGGGGCGCGAACACATCATTCCCAGCATGTTCCGTGCGATCCTGAAACAGACCGGTGTTTCAGAACAACAGGCACCGGTGTTTCATTACTATCTGAATCGGCACGTGGAACTGGATGGTGACTTCCATGCCCCGCTGTCACTGCGACTGCTCAACGGACTGTGTGGGGGAGACGAAGTCAAAATTCAGGAAGCAATCACAGCGGCGCAGGAGGCAATTCAGGCCCGGCTGCAGTTGTGGGACGGCGTACTGGAGAGCATTCAGGCATCGGTCTGA
- a CDS encoding Gfo/Idh/MocA family protein: MSAHQITRREALQTTAALGAGLWLGTSTQPTRAAANEKLNVAVIGVGGRGAANLSGVGKTENIVALCDVDDKRAGKAFERYPKAKKYADYRRMLDDMENQIDAVVVSTPDHTHFHPSMIAMTMGKHLYCEKPMAHSVWEVREMTKLAAKNKLATQLGMQRHALSNMHRAVELIKSGSIGDVSEVYSWISSSRGMPPEPVKEVPPPKTLDWDLWIGPGKFRPYAVNSKGEGVLAPYNWRFWWDYGTGETGNWGCHILDIPFWALDLKYPTHVDASGPKRDAERTPTEMLTSFDFPANDNRGPIKLHWSQERGGPAILKEKGLNLKGANTLFIGSKGMLLTGFGSLKLFPENSFANFQAPEQFIPDSPGFYKEWTEACKGGEPATCNFDYSGPLSETVLLGNTAYRAGGGFDWDADTLTATGNESAKPLLHSEFRKGWEEFTS, from the coding sequence ATGTCCGCCCATCAGATTACCCGTCGCGAAGCACTGCAGACGACTGCTGCCCTGGGAGCCGGCCTCTGGCTGGGAACGTCGACGCAACCGACGCGGGCCGCCGCGAATGAGAAGCTGAATGTCGCGGTGATTGGCGTCGGGGGACGGGGAGCAGCGAACCTGAGCGGCGTCGGCAAGACCGAGAACATTGTCGCGCTGTGTGATGTCGATGACAAGCGGGCGGGCAAAGCCTTTGAACGATATCCCAAAGCGAAAAAGTACGCCGACTACCGGCGGATGCTGGACGACATGGAAAACCAGATCGACGCCGTCGTTGTCAGCACGCCCGACCATACGCACTTTCATCCTTCGATGATCGCGATGACGATGGGCAAGCATCTCTACTGTGAAAAGCCGATGGCGCACTCGGTGTGGGAAGTCCGCGAGATGACGAAACTGGCGGCGAAGAACAAACTGGCGACACAGTTGGGGATGCAACGGCATGCGTTGTCGAACATGCACCGGGCCGTGGAACTGATCAAGTCGGGATCGATTGGTGATGTGAGCGAAGTTTACAGCTGGATCAGTTCCAGTCGCGGGATGCCTCCCGAACCGGTCAAGGAAGTTCCGCCGCCAAAAACTCTCGACTGGGATCTATGGATCGGTCCGGGGAAGTTTCGTCCGTACGCGGTCAATTCCAAGGGAGAGGGCGTGCTGGCACCTTACAACTGGCGGTTCTGGTGGGATTACGGCACCGGGGAGACCGGCAACTGGGGCTGCCACATTCTGGACATTCCGTTCTGGGCCCTCGATCTGAAATACCCGACGCACGTGGATGCCTCGGGACCGAAACGGGATGCTGAGCGGACGCCGACCGAAATGCTGACCAGTTTCGACTTCCCGGCCAACGACAATCGAGGGCCGATCAAGCTGCACTGGTCGCAGGAACGGGGCGGCCCGGCGATTCTCAAAGAGAAGGGGCTCAATCTGAAAGGGGCCAACACGCTGTTCATCGGCTCCAAGGGGATGCTGCTGACCGGCTTTGGTTCGCTGAAACTCTTCCCCGAAAATTCGTTCGCGAACTTCCAGGCACCGGAACAGTTCATCCCCGACTCACCCGGGTTCTATAAAGAATGGACCGAAGCCTGTAAGGGGGGCGAACCGGCCACCTGCAACTTTGATTATTCAGGACCGCTGTCCGAAACCGTGCTGCTGGGGAACACCGCCTACCGCGCGGGCGGCGGCTTCGACTGGGATGCTGACACACTCACGGCCACAGGCAATGAGAGTGCGAAACCACTTCTGCATTCCGAATTCCGCAAGGGGTGGGAAGAGTTTACGAGTTAG
- a CDS encoding class I SAM-dependent methyltransferase, translated as MTTNYDPIAEQYKRSKQMPWRTFVECYTLMELAGNPSGLSVLDIACGEGFYTRMIRQRGAARVTGVDLSQGMIALAQQQEDAHQQGIAYIVGDARELPVQEEYDLAIAAYLLNYARTREELQSMCDGIARALKPGGRFVTVNSSPAFHFPASPSFRQFGFETKAVGDWQEGTPITWTFHLEDGPFDIENYYLSVATHEDAFRQAGFSEVRWHPPQLSPEGLQDQTDDFWSPLLENSPIAFIECVK; from the coding sequence ATGACGACGAATTACGACCCGATTGCTGAGCAGTATAAACGGTCCAAGCAGATGCCGTGGCGGACATTTGTGGAATGTTACACGTTGATGGAGCTGGCGGGGAATCCCAGCGGTCTGTCTGTACTGGACATTGCCTGTGGTGAAGGTTTTTATACGCGAATGATTCGTCAGCGCGGTGCGGCCCGGGTGACCGGTGTGGATCTTTCGCAGGGCATGATCGCTCTGGCACAACAGCAGGAAGACGCGCATCAGCAGGGGATCGCTTATATTGTGGGCGATGCACGTGAGCTGCCGGTTCAGGAAGAATACGACCTGGCGATCGCCGCTTATCTGTTGAATTACGCACGTACGCGCGAGGAACTGCAGTCAATGTGTGACGGCATTGCACGGGCGCTCAAGCCGGGGGGACGCTTCGTAACCGTCAACAGCAGCCCGGCGTTTCACTTTCCGGCGTCTCCCTCGTTTCGTCAGTTCGGCTTCGAAACCAAAGCGGTGGGCGACTGGCAGGAAGGGACGCCGATCACCTGGACGTTCCACCTGGAAGACGGCCCCTTCGACATTGAAAACTATTACCTGAGCGTCGCCACCCACGAAGATGCGTTCCGCCAGGCCGGCTTCAGCGAAGTCCGCTGGCATCCGCCTCAACTCTCGCCGGAGGGCTTGCAGGATCAGACCGACGACTTCTGGTCGCCGCTGCTGGAGAATTCACCGATCGCGTTTATTGAATGCGTGAAGTGA
- a CDS encoding mechanosensitive ion channel family protein, with protein MRLPKLLLFIVLFCFVFISGAQIQAQETKEKTEAKQAEPPSSVKELKPVTTIDPLVPIDQLRIMVRPLTKDELQVEANAWFELLRNKARQIAAARLGVKKTNEAIATNDDQQALDSLKKAETVQHMADEKARQTEEELTKKAQETLGVDVAVDAAKPDPAKAEEGTTASTEEKSATTADTTTTPDNATTTQSAEAMKAAFLQNINRLQDERTALSDRLEVVLTSLAAKGGDVETYRKYIAAVSGLELDTSDASAAWSGIKGWFISKEGGQRMGWNLGKFLLILFLTWVVARVGSTVISWLLERKVRLTQLAENLISGTIRNVIYLVGFAVALTALEVDMTPVLAAIGATGLVVGLALQGTLSNFASGLMILINRPFDVGDVVTAGGVTGTVKQMNLVSTNFRTFDNQTIHVPNNSIWNGVITNITANKVRRVDLEFCIGYSDDFEQAEQIIRDVLADQELVLREPEAVVVTHALADSSVNIVCRPWAKTTDWWAVKTAVTREVKRRFDQAGISIPFPQQDIHVYSTDASKGNGKIETVSK; from the coding sequence GTGAGATTGCCAAAGCTGTTACTGTTTATCGTGTTATTCTGTTTTGTATTTATATCGGGGGCACAGATCCAGGCCCAGGAAACCAAAGAGAAAACGGAAGCAAAACAGGCAGAACCCCCGTCATCGGTAAAAGAGTTAAAGCCGGTCACCACAATCGATCCCCTGGTACCCATCGATCAACTGCGCATCATGGTGCGTCCCCTGACCAAAGACGAGTTGCAGGTCGAAGCCAATGCCTGGTTTGAACTGCTGCGCAACAAGGCCCGCCAGATTGCAGCGGCCCGGCTGGGGGTCAAGAAAACCAACGAAGCCATCGCCACGAACGATGATCAGCAGGCCCTCGATTCGCTGAAAAAAGCAGAAACGGTTCAGCACATGGCCGACGAAAAGGCCCGGCAGACCGAAGAGGAACTGACGAAAAAAGCTCAGGAAACTTTGGGCGTGGATGTCGCCGTCGATGCAGCCAAGCCCGATCCCGCCAAAGCGGAAGAGGGAACAACCGCATCCACGGAAGAAAAATCAGCAACAACAGCAGACACCACAACCACGCCTGACAATGCTACTACCACTCAATCCGCCGAAGCGATGAAGGCGGCATTCCTGCAGAACATCAACCGGTTGCAGGACGAACGCACCGCGCTGAGTGATCGGCTGGAAGTGGTCCTCACTTCACTGGCCGCCAAGGGGGGAGACGTGGAAACCTATCGTAAATACATCGCCGCCGTCTCCGGTCTCGAACTCGATACCTCGGATGCCAGCGCGGCCTGGTCGGGCATCAAAGGCTGGTTCATCTCGAAAGAAGGGGGCCAGCGGATGGGCTGGAACCTCGGGAAATTCCTGCTGATCCTGTTCCTGACCTGGGTCGTAGCCCGCGTCGGTTCAACCGTCATCAGCTGGCTGCTCGAACGGAAGGTCCGTTTAACGCAACTCGCCGAAAACCTGATCAGCGGTACGATTCGCAATGTGATTTATCTCGTCGGTTTTGCAGTCGCCCTGACAGCACTCGAAGTCGATATGACCCCGGTCCTCGCAGCCATCGGGGCCACTGGTCTGGTTGTAGGTCTTGCTCTGCAGGGAACCTTGAGTAACTTTGCCAGCGGTCTGATGATTCTGATTAACCGTCCCTTTGATGTCGGCGATGTCGTCACCGCAGGCGGTGTCACCGGAACCGTCAAACAGATGAACCTCGTTTCCACCAACTTCCGCACCTTTGACAACCAGACCATTCACGTGCCGAATAACTCGATCTGGAACGGCGTGATCACCAACATCACCGCCAACAAGGTCCGCCGCGTCGATCTTGAATTCTGTATCGGGTACAGTGATGACTTCGAACAGGCCGAGCAGATCATCCGCGACGTACTGGCAGACCAGGAACTCGTTCTCCGCGAACCCGAAGCCGTCGTGGTCACGCATGCCCTGGCCGATTCGTCGGTCAACATCGTCTGTCGCCCCTGGGCCAAAACCACCGACTGGTGGGCCGTGAAAACCGCGGTCACTCGCGAAGTCAAACGCCGCTTCGACCAGGCCGGCATCTCGATCCCCTTCCCGCAGCAGGACATTCACGTCTACTCAACGGATGCATCCAAAGGGAACGGCAAAATCGAAACGGTCAGCAAGTAA
- a CDS encoding beta-lactamase hydrolase domain-containing protein, which produces MDNTMKISDQITVGPQPNRDEIYEFSNEGFKSIVNFRAANEEGMPFTPQAEGETVEAAGMEYCHIPVSMNMLDDHQVDEFREQFEALPKPIFAHCKSGKRAGAMAMMNSAVEQEMSGEQTLQQAEKMGFQCDKPELKDFVKHYVDTHHK; this is translated from the coding sequence ATGGATAACACGATGAAAATCAGCGACCAGATTACCGTTGGACCTCAGCCAAATCGGGACGAAATTTACGAATTCAGCAATGAGGGTTTCAAATCCATTGTGAACTTTCGGGCTGCGAACGAAGAGGGGATGCCCTTTACACCTCAGGCCGAAGGTGAAACCGTCGAGGCAGCGGGAATGGAATACTGTCATATTCCTGTTTCCATGAACATGCTGGACGATCACCAGGTCGACGAATTTCGTGAGCAGTTTGAAGCACTGCCGAAACCGATTTTCGCTCACTGTAAAAGCGGTAAGCGCGCCGGCGCCATGGCTATGATGAACAGTGCTGTTGAACAAGAAATGTCCGGCGAACAGACCCTGCAGCAAGCAGAAAAGATGGGCTTCCAGTGTGACAAGCCCGAGCTCAAGGACTTCGTCAAACATTACGTTGATACGCACCACAAATAA
- a CDS encoding DUF3239 domain-containing protein produces the protein MIKVNYKVLLRCYPGEVIFYAVGVIVGLALMTVHTALGGAIAGVSVIACIMNLNSWKGHFAQGALLPAIVVNPDKGLIAVVADMDAQGGRPYPVVKIVKRPIKSATGAPFKKGSRLATVATFHNSNIVSNKRWTDFNPIAVNCATASRKTIKRAINAIDEEEWELLLKVVKKLDQPYKAGIYPL, from the coding sequence ATGATTAAAGTGAACTATAAAGTCTTGCTCCGCTGTTATCCCGGGGAAGTCATTTTTTATGCGGTTGGTGTGATCGTGGGGTTGGCCCTGATGACGGTGCATACTGCGCTGGGCGGAGCGATTGCCGGTGTTTCGGTGATCGCCTGCATCATGAATCTGAATTCCTGGAAAGGTCATTTCGCTCAGGGTGCGTTGTTACCTGCCATTGTGGTCAACCCGGACAAGGGGTTGATTGCGGTCGTCGCGGACATGGATGCCCAGGGAGGCCGCCCGTATCCTGTGGTCAAGATCGTCAAGCGACCGATTAAAAGTGCGACCGGTGCTCCATTCAAGAAGGGATCGCGGCTGGCGACAGTCGCCACATTTCATAACAGCAATATCGTGAGCAACAAGCGCTGGACCGATTTCAATCCGATTGCCGTCAACTGTGCGACTGCCAGTCGTAAAACCATTAAACGGGCGATTAACGCCATCGATGAGGAAGAGTGGGAACTGCTGCTGAAAGTCGTAAAGAAGCTGGATCAACCTTATAAAGCGGGGATCTATCCACTCTGA
- a CDS encoding GNAT family N-acetyltransferase: MPDSPADIYVRDARNDDAERVAVICEAAFAPLRSIYRPKEETIARQAERAQTGTRLVAEIAGTLVGTVQYDLHTRHLHVIGLAVHPDYQRRGVARCLLDEIDQRAVLLGQPVVVLDTIKETGNVPLFEKLGFRATREEVATWCVSETWPVLHEVKMERVLLPDR, encoded by the coding sequence ATGCCTGATTCACCTGCTGACATTTATGTCCGTGATGCGAGAAACGATGATGCTGAGAGAGTCGCGGTTATCTGCGAAGCCGCTTTTGCGCCATTGCGTTCCATCTATCGACCGAAGGAGGAAACGATTGCCCGACAGGCTGAACGCGCTCAAACGGGAACGCGACTGGTAGCTGAAATCGCGGGCACTCTTGTCGGAACCGTTCAATATGATCTGCACACTCGGCATCTGCACGTAATTGGCCTGGCCGTGCATCCCGATTATCAACGTCGCGGTGTGGCCCGTTGTCTGTTGGACGAAATCGATCAGCGGGCAGTACTGCTTGGGCAACCAGTGGTCGTACTGGATACCATTAAAGAAACAGGAAACGTCCCTCTCTTCGAAAAACTGGGATTCAGAGCTACCCGGGAAGAGGTGGCGACCTGGTGTGTCAGCGAGACCTGGCCTGTGCTGCACGAGGTAAAAATGGAACGTGTTTTATTACCAGACAGGTAA
- a CDS encoding carbon-nitrogen hydrolase family protein: MTYPAFKAALAHVAPVFLDKDRTVEKACSLIREAARNGAQIIVFPETYIPAFPVWCALQAPIHNHDLFCELAANTIQVDGPELATIAEVARECGIFVSMGFNEGTHVSGGCIWNSNVLISDEGTVLNHHRKIVPTFYEKLVWAPGDGAGLVVNPTRLGQVGMLICGENTNPLARFTLLAQGEQVHLSTYPPVWPSHDPAVHENYDLKNAILIRAGAHAFEGKLFNLVAAGYLDRAARDQLASRDKEAGRILDASPRGISVAIGPSGTPISEIQQADEGLLYADVDLALCVEPKQLHDLVGGYNRFDIFQLTVDRRAQRPVRFHDNGDAPDADADTLTFHS, encoded by the coding sequence ATGACTTACCCTGCCTTCAAAGCTGCTCTCGCGCATGTTGCTCCCGTATTTCTTGATAAAGACCGGACGGTCGAAAAAGCCTGCTCGCTGATTCGCGAGGCGGCGCGCAACGGAGCGCAGATCATTGTCTTCCCAGAGACTTACATCCCGGCGTTTCCGGTCTGGTGCGCACTGCAGGCCCCCATTCATAACCACGATCTGTTCTGCGAACTGGCGGCGAATACGATTCAAGTGGACGGACCGGAACTGGCGACGATTGCTGAGGTCGCCCGGGAGTGCGGGATCTTCGTCTCGATGGGCTTCAACGAAGGAACGCACGTCAGTGGCGGCTGCATCTGGAATTCCAACGTGCTGATCAGCGATGAAGGGACGGTTCTCAATCATCACCGTAAAATCGTACCCACGTTTTATGAGAAGCTGGTCTGGGCACCCGGTGATGGGGCCGGCCTGGTGGTCAATCCGACACGACTGGGGCAGGTGGGGATGCTGATCTGTGGCGAGAATACGAATCCCCTGGCACGGTTTACGCTGCTTGCGCAGGGAGAGCAGGTGCATCTCTCGACCTATCCGCCGGTCTGGCCCTCGCATGATCCGGCGGTACACGAGAACTATGATCTGAAGAACGCGATTCTGATTCGCGCAGGAGCCCACGCCTTTGAAGGAAAACTGTTCAACCTGGTGGCTGCGGGCTACCTGGATCGTGCAGCACGCGATCAACTGGCCAGCCGGGATAAAGAGGCGGGCCGCATTCTGGATGCGAGTCCGCGCGGGATTTCGGTTGCCATCGGTCCCAGCGGTACACCCATCAGTGAGATTCAACAGGCAGACGAAGGGCTGCTCTACGCGGACGTCGATCTGGCGTTGTGCGTTGAGCCCAAACAGTTGCATGACCTGGTGGGCGGTTACAACCGGTTTGATATCTTCCAGCTGACCGTCGATCGCAGAGCGCAACGGCCCGTGCGCTTCCACGACAATGGGGACGCTCCCGATGCAGACGCGGATACGTTGACGTTCCATTCATGA
- a CDS encoding VOC family protein, producing MRPQPMIVVNDVPASSRWYQSLLNVKSGHGGDEYEQLVREDGTLILQLHHWDVHEHPFLGDPEASKGNGALLWFEIDDFTEAVARANSMSAEILDGPLVNPNAQHRELWVRDPDGYTVVLATKYGDL from the coding sequence ATGCGACCACAGCCGATGATCGTTGTGAATGATGTCCCTGCCAGCAGTCGCTGGTATCAGAGTCTGCTGAATGTCAAAAGTGGACATGGTGGCGATGAATACGAACAGCTAGTCCGCGAGGATGGCACGCTGATCCTGCAACTGCACCACTGGGACGTGCACGAGCATCCCTTTCTGGGAGATCCCGAGGCATCGAAAGGGAACGGTGCCTTGCTCTGGTTTGAAATTGATGATTTCACCGAGGCGGTCGCGCGGGCGAATTCGATGTCTGCAGAGATTCTGGACGGGCCGCTGGTCAACCCGAATGCACAGCACCGTGAGCTCTGGGTGCGCGATCCGGACGGCTACACTGTCGTACTGGCGACGAAGTATGGCGATCTCTAA
- a CDS encoding tetratricopeptide repeat protein, which translates to MRRSILIPVCLGTLFLMSQFAAAAPLAEEYLTSGKLDEGAQALQKQLKENPEDDQARFGLGVVQFFQSFEHLGTDFYQYGLLTRSGFGNLPGQISDFLPHNPNPETISYADFRQMLQTWVNDLNAAEKTLSAIKDPDVKLPLPVLSIKVNLFGTGTLVDGSYLMGTARTPEEQKQDRNFVIQFDRGDVDWLAGYCNFLSAWGEVLLAIDGQEMFNCTAHLFFEKVNTPYPFLMESNRNFGSLLGGPRGFNRPLVSDILAFIHLWRFELKEPERMKAALAHLEDMQRHAKSMWKFYLAETDNEREWIPNPQQTGVLEIKVTQEMVDTWLVVLDEAGEVLQGKKLIPFWRGKPGTQGVNLRRVFTEPREIDPFLWFQGTAATPYLEKGEITDFANPELWARINRTFGRNRFFTLAFWFN; encoded by the coding sequence ATGCGTCGTTCGATTCTAATTCCAGTCTGTCTGGGAACGCTGTTCCTGATGAGTCAATTCGCTGCTGCCGCCCCGCTGGCGGAGGAATATCTGACATCGGGAAAACTGGACGAAGGGGCTCAGGCTCTGCAGAAACAATTAAAAGAGAATCCGGAAGATGACCAGGCGCGGTTTGGCTTGGGAGTAGTGCAGTTCTTTCAGTCGTTTGAACATCTGGGGACAGACTTTTATCAATATGGACTGCTGACCCGAAGCGGCTTCGGAAATCTCCCGGGGCAAATCAGCGATTTTCTACCTCATAATCCAAACCCCGAAACTATCTCTTACGCCGACTTCCGCCAGATGCTGCAAACCTGGGTCAATGATCTCAACGCGGCAGAGAAAACCCTCTCAGCCATCAAAGATCCTGATGTGAAATTACCGTTGCCTGTATTGAGCATCAAAGTCAATCTGTTCGGGACTGGAACACTCGTTGATGGCAGCTACCTGATGGGCACTGCCAGAACTCCCGAAGAACAGAAGCAGGATCGAAACTTTGTGATTCAATTCGACCGGGGCGATGTGGACTGGCTGGCCGGTTACTGCAATTTCCTGAGTGCCTGGGGGGAAGTGTTACTGGCGATCGACGGCCAGGAAATGTTTAACTGTACCGCTCATCTGTTTTTTGAAAAAGTCAACACACCCTATCCTTTTTTGATGGAATCAAATCGCAATTTCGGCAGTCTCCTGGGTGGTCCTCGAGGATTCAACCGGCCGCTCGTCTCGGACATCCTGGCGTTCATTCACCTCTGGCGATTTGAACTCAAGGAACCGGAGCGGATGAAAGCAGCACTGGCACACCTGGAAGATATGCAGCGGCACGCGAAATCGATGTGGAAGTTTTATCTGGCAGAAACCGATAACGAACGCGAATGGATCCCCAATCCACAGCAGACCGGCGTGCTCGAAATCAAGGTCACGCAGGAGATGGTCGATACCTGGCTGGTCGTGCTGGACGAAGCGGGAGAGGTGTTGCAAGGCAAGAAGCTGATTCCCTTCTGGCGAGGCAAACCGGGGACACAGGGTGTGAATCTGAGGCGTGTATTTACCGAACCGCGGGAGATCGACCCGTTTCTGTGGTTCCAGGGAACCGCAGCGACCCCGTACCTTGAAAAGGGTGAGATCACAGACTTCGCCAATCCCGAACTGTGGGCCCGCATCAACCGGACATTCGGCCGTAACCGGTTCTTCACGCTGGCATTCTGGTTTAACTAG
- a CDS encoding DUF4253 domain-containing protein → MTFTTIKVPGAEAVEQLNALRDQYPQTGQYPFLIGPDEERQRITEAAEFNQESPEEIILASQKVNLDEWVAERRAELEEYGFSADEMLGAWPGDIIEKGSLSLHKNVLSGRIHPEVFLGQVQIESPWQLPAALKYGGWNDCPEPEVQCAFHQKWYSEFGAEICGVAGDVIECTVERPPQDQESALRLAWEQYWYCADIVDQGCETINNLAATLLKSPYWFFWWD, encoded by the coding sequence ATGACATTCACAACAATCAAGGTCCCCGGCGCTGAGGCTGTAGAACAGTTGAATGCGCTTCGCGATCAGTATCCGCAAACCGGACAATATCCGTTTTTGATCGGGCCGGATGAAGAACGGCAGAGGATTACGGAAGCTGCAGAATTTAATCAGGAGTCACCTGAGGAAATTATCCTCGCTTCGCAAAAGGTGAATCTGGACGAATGGGTGGCGGAACGTCGGGCGGAACTGGAAGAGTATGGATTTTCTGCCGATGAAATGCTGGGGGCATGGCCGGGGGACATTATCGAGAAGGGCTCCCTCAGCTTACACAAAAATGTTCTGTCGGGAAGAATTCATCCCGAAGTCTTTCTGGGACAGGTGCAGATCGAAAGCCCCTGGCAGCTTCCGGCGGCTTTAAAATATGGTGGCTGGAATGACTGTCCGGAACCGGAGGTTCAATGTGCCTTCCACCAGAAGTGGTATTCCGAATTTGGAGCGGAGATCTGTGGCGTCGCCGGGGATGTTATCGAATGCACAGTAGAGCGACCTCCGCAAGATCAGGAATCTGCCCTGCGGCTGGCGTGGGAGCAGTACTGGTATTGTGCCGATATCGTGGATCAGGGGTGTGAAACGATCAATAATCTGGCCGCGACTCTACTGAAATCTCCCTACTGGTTCTTCTGGTGGGATTAA